One region of Wyeomyia smithii strain HCP4-BCI-WySm-NY-G18 chromosome 3, ASM2978416v1, whole genome shotgun sequence genomic DNA includes:
- the LOC129727112 gene encoding uncharacterized protein LOC129727112, with amino-acid sequence MTYKVLERRAIQIRSEEIIRFYEVSVDNRSTLRSRGYGVRGQRLICRGEFIRQPRMSLLCFLGVNGIKEVYSTEGTFNRVKFFECVRKFCLESGDIYRYPGYHSVWILDAARILRDKMIISYLRSLGIYIVFLPAYCPFFNPIEVVFGNVKRAMKKYNPEKGKRDYKLCIAETFQAYSSIDVTALFKKCGYIRGGRFDPSLGLEQDLIRLGFKDNAEKKRNL; translated from the exons ATGACGTACAAAGTTCTGGAACGGAGGGCCATACAAATCCGATCAGAAGAAATAATTCGGTTCT ATGAAGTAAGTGTTGACAACCGATCAACGCTTCGATCACGCGGATATGGAGTTCGCGGCCAACGGCTGATTTGCAGAGGTGAATTCATCCGACAACCGAGAATGTCCTTGCTTTGTTTCCTCGGAGTTAATGGAATCAAGGAAGTTTACAGTACTGAAGGTACTTTCAACAGGGTCAAGTTTTTCGAATGTGTTCGCAAGTTCTGCCTAGAATCCGGAGACATATATCGATATCCCGGATACCACTCTGTCTGGATTTTGGATGCAGCGCGTATACTTCGTGACAAAATGATTATTTCTTATTTGCGCTCTTTGGGAATCTACATCGTATTTCTTCCGGCTTATTGCCCCTTTTTTAACCCTATTGAGGTCGTATTCGGAAATGTTAAACGGGCAATGAAGAAGTATAACCCGGAGAAAGGAAAGCGTGATTACAAACTGTGCATTGCAGAGACTTTTCAAGCATATTCCAGTATTGACGTGACGGCTCTTTTCAAAAAATGTGGATATATTCGTGGTGGAAGATTTGATCCCAGTTTGGGACTTGAACAGGATCTCATTCGACTCGGATTTAAAGACAACGCAGAGAAAAAGCGTAATTTGTAA